One region of Chryseobacterium muglaense genomic DNA includes:
- the tyrS gene encoding tyrosine--tRNA ligase: MIHTLKENVEIILPENGLEQKLKQAEEENRKLIIKLGFDPTAPDLHLGHAVVLKKLKQFQDLGHQIIIIVGSFTARIGDPTGKNQARKPLSAEEVQHNAETYINQLSKVIDVEKMKIVFNSDWLDSLNFSEVIQLMSKVTVAQLMHRNDFNKRFTENSPIAMHELVYPILQGFDSVKIKCDIEMGGTDQLFNCTMGRQLQETHQISPQIVMCMPLLKGLDGKEKMSKSLNNTIGLTDEPNEMFGKTMSIPDALINEFIYLTTDFSNEEKKNLKSKISDGENPMNIKKIIAKNIISQYHNEELAELAEQFFINQFQNKNFEEKIFQPISIESLFPNQPKISLIELCHHLKNNESKSFIRRLIEGGGIQVNNVKIIDSNAEIELIKQTKIKIGKRDFFELK; encoded by the coding sequence ATGATACACACATTAAAAGAAAATGTAGAAATTATTCTACCCGAAAACGGTTTGGAACAGAAATTAAAACAAGCCGAAGAAGAAAACAGAAAACTAATCATCAAACTCGGTTTTGATCCCACTGCGCCAGATTTACATTTGGGACATGCTGTTGTCTTGAAAAAACTGAAACAGTTTCAAGATCTCGGACATCAAATCATCATTATTGTCGGAAGTTTCACTGCAAGAATTGGTGATCCTACCGGGAAAAACCAAGCCAGAAAACCTTTGAGCGCTGAAGAAGTACAGCATAATGCAGAAACATACATCAACCAGCTTTCAAAAGTAATTGATGTAGAAAAAATGAAAATTGTTTTCAATTCTGATTGGTTAGATTCTTTGAATTTTTCAGAAGTGATTCAACTCATGTCAAAAGTTACGGTCGCTCAACTGATGCATAGAAATGATTTCAACAAAAGATTCACCGAAAATTCTCCGATTGCGATGCATGAATTGGTTTACCCTATTTTACAAGGATTTGATTCTGTAAAAATAAAATGCGATATAGAAATGGGCGGAACCGATCAGCTTTTCAACTGCACGATGGGAAGACAACTGCAGGAAACTCATCAAATATCACCACAAATTGTGATGTGCATGCCTTTACTAAAAGGACTCGATGGGAAAGAAAAAATGAGCAAATCTTTGAACAATACCATCGGATTAACAGACGAGCCTAATGAAATGTTTGGAAAAACAATGTCGATTCCTGATGCCTTAATTAATGAATTTATCTATTTGACCACTGATTTTTCAAATGAAGAAAAGAAGAATTTAAAATCAAAAATTTCTGATGGAGAAAACCCGATGAACATTAAAAAAATTATTGCGAAAAATATTATTTCTCAATACCACAATGAAGAATTGGCTGAACTTGCTGAACAGTTTTTCATCAATCAGTTTCAGAATAAAAATTTTGAAGAGAAAATATTTCAACCGATTTCTATTGAATCTTTATTTCCAAACCAACCAAAAATCAGTTTGATTGAGCTTTGTCATCACTTGAAAAACAACGAAAGTAAATCTTTTATCCGAAGATTGATTGAAGGCGGAGGAATTCAAGTTAACAATGTAAAAATTATAGATTCGAATGCAGAAATTGAGTTAATAAAACAGACTAAAATTAAAATTGGCAAAAGAGATTTTTTTGAATTAAAATAG
- the asnB gene encoding asparagine synthase B: protein MCGIVCLFDAKQSTEILRPQVLEMSKKIRHRGPDWSGVFQSDKVVFSHERLAIVDPASGKQPLFSKDGKIVLAVNGEIYNHRELKEEFPDYEFQTKSDCEVIIALYKKYGKDFIEKLNGIFAFALYDIENNIYLIARDHMGICPLYQGWDREGNYYVASELKALEGICKKIETFLPGHYLYSKEGHELQQWYKRDWENFDSVKDNVTDIQAIRKGLEDAVHRQLMSDVPYGVLLSGGLDSSIISAVTAKFARQRIESGDTQEAWYPRLHSFAVGLVGSPDLAAAKKAAEHIGSIHHEVNFTVQEGLDAIRDVIYHLETYDVTTIRASTPMYLLARVIKSMGIKMVLSGEGADELFGGYLYFHKAPNAKEFHDETVRKLSKLHLYDCLRANKALMSWGIEGRVPFLDKEFMDIAMNVNPEDKMIRKEEGKIEKWVLRKAFEDLLPESIAWRQKEQFSDGVGYSWIDTLKEIAEKYVSDEMMANAKFKFPLNTPQNKEEYRYRTIFEEHFPSETAAATVPSVPSVACSTPIALEWDEAFKKMNDPSGRAVKVHETSY from the coding sequence ATGTGTGGAATCGTTTGCTTATTTGACGCAAAGCAGTCAACCGAAATATTAAGACCTCAGGTTCTTGAAATGTCTAAAAAAATCCGTCACCGCGGTCCCGATTGGAGTGGAGTTTTTCAAAGTGACAAAGTTGTTTTTTCACATGAAAGATTAGCGATAGTAGACCCGGCTTCAGGAAAGCAGCCGTTGTTTTCAAAAGATGGAAAAATTGTACTTGCCGTAAATGGTGAAATTTACAATCACCGAGAATTAAAAGAAGAATTTCCGGATTACGAGTTTCAGACTAAGTCTGATTGTGAAGTTATTATAGCGCTTTACAAAAAATACGGAAAAGACTTTATTGAAAAACTAAACGGTATTTTTGCTTTTGCATTATATGATATCGAAAACAACATCTATCTGATCGCAAGAGACCATATGGGAATTTGCCCGCTTTATCAAGGTTGGGACAGAGAAGGAAATTACTATGTTGCCTCTGAGCTGAAAGCTTTAGAAGGAATCTGCAAAAAGATTGAAACTTTTTTACCTGGACATTATTTATACAGCAAAGAAGGACACGAACTTCAGCAATGGTACAAAAGAGACTGGGAAAACTTTGATTCCGTGAAAGATAACGTTACAGACATCCAAGCAATCAGAAAAGGACTGGAAGACGCTGTTCACAGACAATTGATGAGTGATGTACCTTATGGCGTTTTGCTTTCCGGAGGCTTAGACTCTTCGATTATTTCTGCCGTTACCGCAAAATTTGCAAGACAGAGAATAGAAAGTGGCGACACTCAGGAAGCTTGGTACCCAAGATTACACAGCTTTGCAGTTGGACTAGTTGGTTCTCCGGATTTGGCAGCAGCGAAAAAAGCAGCGGAACATATCGGTTCTATTCATCATGAAGTCAACTTTACGGTTCAGGAAGGCTTAGATGCCATCCGCGATGTGATTTACCATTTGGAAACGTATGATGTAACAACAATCAGAGCTTCTACCCCGATGTACCTTTTAGCAAGGGTAATTAAATCGATGGGAATTAAAATGGTACTTTCAGGTGAAGGTGCAGACGAATTATTTGGCGGATATTTATATTTCCATAAAGCTCCCAATGCAAAAGAGTTCCATGATGAAACCGTAAGAAAATTGAGCAAACTTCACTTATACGATTGTTTAAGAGCCAACAAAGCATTGATGAGTTGGGGAATTGAAGGAAGAGTTCCGTTTTTGGATAAAGAATTTATGGATATCGCGATGAACGTCAACCCGGAAGATAAAATGATTCGCAAAGAAGAAGGAAAAATCGAAAAATGGGTTTTGAGAAAAGCGTTTGAAGATCTTTTACCGGAATCTATTGCATGGAGACAAAAAGAACAGTTCTCAGACGGAGTTGGTTATTCTTGGATTGACACTCTGAAAGAAATTGCTGAAAAATATGTTTCTGACGAGATGATGGCGAATGCAAAATTTAAATTTCCATTAAACACGCCACAAAACAAAGAAGAATATCGTTACCGAACTATTTTTGAGGAACATTTCCCAAGTGAAACGGCCGCTGCAACGGTGCCTTCTGTGCCTTCTGTAGCATGCTCAACTCCTATCGCACTAGAATGGGATGAGGCGTTTAAAAAAATGAATGACCCGAGCGGAAGAGCAGTGAAAGTACACGAAACTTCTTACTAA
- a CDS encoding TetR/AcrR family transcriptional regulator — MKTKDKILQTALKLFNEKGYNNVTTRDIAAEMQISAGNLHYHFKHSEELIIHFFTHLKLDMDRLLETLKNIPKKNLSSLYNYTQSSCEILYTYRFIFLNFVDILRKIPAIESQYAQLNIIRIEEFQSIFKDFQEDRIFKENIPDFILESLVTQIFIIGDNWMTFNSLTLKLGKEESIQHYSIIFLNLFYPFLTEEQQYLYELNYIKS, encoded by the coding sequence ATGAAAACAAAAGATAAAATTTTGCAGACTGCTTTAAAACTCTTTAATGAAAAAGGCTACAACAACGTTACAACAAGAGATATTGCTGCGGAAATGCAAATCAGTGCCGGAAATCTGCATTATCATTTCAAACATTCAGAAGAATTAATTATCCATTTTTTCACTCATCTAAAATTAGACATGGATCGTTTATTGGAAACGCTGAAAAATATTCCAAAAAAAAATCTCTCAAGCCTTTATAATTACACTCAGTCATCCTGTGAAATTTTATACACTTACCGATTTATTTTCCTGAATTTTGTTGATATTTTAAGAAAAATTCCTGCCATAGAATCACAATACGCTCAACTGAATATCATAAGAATAGAAGAATTTCAATCTATTTTTAAAGATTTTCAGGAAGACAGAATTTTCAAAGAAAATATTCCAGATTTCATTTTAGAATCGCTGGTTACACAAATATTTATCATCGGAGATAATTGGATGACATTCAACAGTCTTACTTTAAAACTCGGCAAAGAAGAATCGATACAACACTACTCTATTATTTTTTTAAATCTGTTTTATCCTTTCCTCACCGAAGAGCAACAATACCTGTATGAACTCAATTATATTAAAAGTTAA
- a CDS encoding sulfate/molybdate ABC transporter ATP-binding protein — MLLEINNLYFSHSQEKTLFQNFNLKLDEGKIIALAGESGCGKSTLLSLIYGLHDWNQGEILFEGRKLMGPKGNLVPGEADMKFVAQNFDLMPYATVADNVGKFISNINLAKKKEKVLELLDVVGLVEFANVLPKNLSGGQQQRVAIARALSVLPKLLLLDEPFSNLDFARKIELREKLFRYVKENNISLVISTHELQDIIAWTDQIVVLQDGRLIQNNTAEETYKNPYNPYVAKLFGEVNIFSEDEILELQISRFFYYPHQIKISENGFEAEVLESRFAGNHYWNKIQFKNREMIMFSNYQLKNSVQITFEY; from the coding sequence ATGCTATTAGAGATAAACAACTTGTATTTTTCTCATTCTCAGGAAAAAACGCTTTTTCAAAACTTCAATCTGAAATTGGATGAAGGTAAAATAATTGCTTTGGCAGGTGAAAGCGGTTGTGGAAAATCTACTTTATTAAGTCTTATCTACGGATTACACGACTGGAACCAGGGTGAAATTTTATTTGAAGGCAGAAAACTGATGGGTCCGAAAGGAAATCTTGTTCCTGGAGAAGCTGACATGAAATTTGTAGCACAAAACTTTGATTTAATGCCTTATGCAACCGTGGCAGATAATGTGGGTAAATTTATTTCAAATATCAATTTAGCCAAGAAAAAAGAAAAGGTATTAGAGCTTTTAGATGTTGTTGGATTGGTTGAGTTCGCAAACGTTTTACCTAAAAATTTAAGCGGCGGACAACAACAGAGAGTTGCCATTGCAAGAGCGCTTTCTGTACTTCCGAAATTACTTTTATTAGACGAACCATTCAGTAATCTTGATTTTGCCAGAAAAATTGAGCTTCGTGAAAAACTGTTCAGATATGTAAAAGAAAACAATATCTCTTTGGTTATTTCTACTCACGAATTGCAGGATATCATTGCATGGACAGACCAAATCGTAGTTTTACAAGACGGAAGACTGATTCAAAATAATACCGCAGAAGAAACCTACAAAAATCCTTATAATCCTTATGTAGCAAAACTTTTTGGAGAGGTAAATATTTTCAGTGAAGATGAAATTTTAGAATTACAGATTTCCAGATTTTTCTACTATCCGCATCAAATCAAAATCTCAGAAAATGGTTTTGAAGCTGAAGTTTTAGAAAGCAGATTTGCAGGAAATCATTACTGGAATAAGATTCAATTTAAAAACAGGGAAATGATAATGTTTAGTAATTATCAGCTTAAAAATTCAGTTCAAATTACTTTTGAGTACTAA
- a CDS encoding GLPGLI family protein, which translates to MFKTILASFSIFLSVLSFSQTYEIQYESSYNGKVQPNQNPTIVWVNEQENFILNTKIKEQKSDYPFEISKIEKPSNTIVSYAFLKPNEAISTSDKESIAKQDFELTTQTKKILGYNCKKAVTKINSNTIEVWYTNDLKLKGGPSSLGQNLGLVLQVERNGNSATTAVSLKKVKTTGIDKLINKTIPTTDLLSYKDLLWKSRFTTLKVFENEMINFSDQSKSDEKIKRFANGTIILKKVKFPKIALGDNIFVELKQESNGDAYDRTGTVFFIPEEKSQTFFDGLENGAKTLPVYENGNGKQYYGVVSTQNYQPTVEMMRFFTAFGINKFNHIELKDKTWQTVSPFRQDITELKPSLSEKELWIGTFIGNYDKGGHKVSLDITIHNSEQIVNKNNKVIPLFNTTNIMEMAGQDYATMFNNDKGLFVEFNLEKDLKNAQLRYITTGHGGWENGDEFIPKANSIYVDGKLSFSFTPWRTECGSYRLFNPASGNFPDGLSSSDLSRSNWCPGTVTNPNFISLGDLKAGKHTIQVKIPQGEPEGTSFSAWNISGVLLGNE; encoded by the coding sequence ATGTTTAAAACAATTTTAGCAAGTTTTTCCATTTTCTTATCTGTTTTAAGTTTTTCTCAGACGTATGAAATTCAATACGAAAGTTCATACAACGGAAAGGTTCAGCCCAATCAAAATCCAACTATTGTTTGGGTAAACGAACAAGAAAATTTTATTTTAAATACAAAAATCAAAGAACAGAAAAGCGATTACCCTTTTGAAATCAGCAAAATAGAAAAACCATCAAACACGATTGTTTCTTATGCTTTTTTAAAACCTAATGAAGCAATTTCCACTTCAGATAAAGAATCGATTGCAAAACAGGATTTTGAATTAACAACACAAACTAAAAAGATTTTAGGCTACAACTGCAAAAAGGCAGTCACAAAAATCAACTCAAACACCATTGAAGTTTGGTACACTAATGATTTAAAATTAAAAGGCGGGCCTTCAAGTTTGGGACAAAATTTAGGTCTAGTTTTACAAGTTGAAAGAAACGGAAATTCAGCGACAACGGCTGTTTCTTTAAAGAAGGTTAAAACAACAGGAATTGATAAACTCATCAATAAAACGATTCCTACAACTGATCTTTTGAGCTACAAAGATTTACTGTGGAAAAGCAGATTTACCACATTAAAAGTTTTTGAAAATGAAATGATCAATTTCTCAGATCAGTCAAAATCTGATGAAAAAATAAAAAGATTTGCCAACGGAACTATTATTTTAAAGAAGGTAAAGTTTCCAAAAATTGCTCTGGGTGATAATATTTTTGTGGAACTGAAGCAAGAATCCAACGGTGATGCTTACGACAGAACCGGAACTGTTTTTTTTATTCCTGAAGAAAAATCACAGACATTTTTTGATGGTTTAGAAAACGGAGCAAAAACACTTCCTGTTTATGAAAATGGTAACGGAAAACAATATTATGGAGTTGTTTCCACTCAAAATTATCAACCGACAGTAGAAATGATGCGGTTTTTCACTGCTTTCGGAATCAACAAGTTTAATCATATTGAATTAAAGGATAAAACTTGGCAAACGGTAAGCCCGTTCCGTCAGGATATTACGGAATTAAAACCTTCTCTTTCTGAAAAAGAACTTTGGATAGGAACTTTCATTGGAAATTATGACAAAGGCGGTCACAAGGTAAGTTTAGACATTACAATTCATAATAGCGAACAAATCGTTAATAAAAACAATAAAGTCATTCCTTTATTTAACACCACCAATATTATGGAAATGGCGGGTCAGGATTATGCAACGATGTTTAATAACGATAAAGGACTTTTCGTGGAATTTAATTTAGAAAAAGACCTTAAAAATGCTCAGTTAAGATATATTACAACCGGACATGGAGGTTGGGAAAATGGTGACGAGTTTATCCCAAAAGCCAACTCAATTTATGTAGACGGAAAATTAAGCTTCTCTTTTACACCTTGGAGAACAGAATGTGGGTCTTACCGATTATTTAATCCGGCATCAGGAAATTTTCCAGACGGACTTTCCTCTTCAGATTTAAGCCGCTCAAACTGGTGCCCGGGAACAGTAACCAATCCAAATTTTATTTCTTTAGGAGATTTAAAAGCAGGAAAACATACGATTCAGGTGAAAATTCCACAGGGAGAACCAGAAGGAACAAGCTTCAGTGCATGGAATATTTCTGGTGTTTTATTAGGAAATGAGTAA
- a CDS encoding zinc ribbon domain-containing protein YjdM: protein MSDAVICPKCSSEFTYEQDNLMVCSQCFNEWDPKEAGNEDQILDINGNELQNGDSVIVMKDLPVKGAPKPVKAGTKVKNIRLRPNSDHNIDCKIDGFGAMALKSEFVKKA, encoded by the coding sequence ATGAGCGACGCAGTTATTTGCCCGAAATGTAGTTCTGAATTTACTTATGAACAAGACAACTTAATGGTTTGTTCGCAGTGTTTTAACGAATGGGATCCTAAAGAAGCAGGAAATGAAGATCAGATTTTAGACATCAATGGAAATGAACTTCAAAATGGAGATTCGGTTATTGTAATGAAAGATCTTCCGGTAAAAGGAGCTCCGAAACCTGTAAAAGCAGGAACTAAAGTGAAAAATATCCGTTTAAGACCAAATAGTGACCATAATATTGATTGCAAAATTGATGGTTTTGGCGCAATGGCTTTGAAATCGGAATTCGTAAAGAAGGCTTAA
- a CDS encoding DUF2628 domain-containing protein, which translates to MEKNIELYESFFQERKDYYLEKLKLLENNKKFTFNYATLIFGIFWFFYRKMYVELFIIYSFVVLETLFERHFLSEMIGYDNITIFNIAFSVFFLLFIGFTGNYLYLKKAKRTIEKAEKKHPDLETQKEYVTKKGGTTFIFIWVLLILVILYAILK; encoded by the coding sequence ATGGAAAAAAATATTGAACTATATGAAAGTTTCTTTCAGGAAAGAAAAGATTATTATCTTGAAAAATTAAAATTACTAGAAAACAATAAAAAATTTACTTTCAATTACGCTACCTTAATTTTTGGCATTTTTTGGTTTTTTTATAGAAAAATGTACGTTGAGCTTTTTATTATTTATTCTTTTGTTGTTTTAGAAACTTTGTTTGAAAGACATTTTCTATCTGAAATGATTGGTTATGATAACATTACGATTTTTAATATTGCCTTTTCTGTATTCTTTTTATTATTCATTGGCTTTACAGGTAATTATTTGTATTTAAAAAAAGCAAAAAGAACAATTGAAAAAGCAGAAAAAAAGCATCCTGACTTAGAAACTCAAAAAGAATATGTTACCAAAAAAGGAGGAACTACCTTTATTTTTATTTGGGTTCTTCTTATTTTGGTAATCCTATATGCTATTTTAAAATAA
- a CDS encoding RsmB/NOP family class I SAM-dependent RNA methyltransferase, with product MELIHRNLAIGIHDALQETFFEKNKYADKVIERLLKSHRQWGSQDRAVVSEIFYNIIRWKKRLEYYMGESVKPTNVYKLIIAYLLWSKTNYKRFEEFEGIKIADITTKLRKGTVPTKAIEHSIPEWLVETLEKELGEKWEKEMHALNEKAPTVLRANSLRTTPRELISDLAHENVVAYTIKNHPDAVQLEEKKNVFLTTAFKEGLFEVQDASSQKIGYFLDVKEGQRVVDACAGAGGKTLHIAALMKNKGQIIALDIFEWKLAELKRRAKRAGAHNIETRVISDTKVIKRLHDKVDRLLIDAPCSGLGVLKRNPDSKWKIDQAFIDRIKKEQQQIIQDYSKMLKVGGKMVYATCSILPSENNKQVEEFIKNNPNYKMIKDEKVMPSEGYDGFYMALIERLS from the coding sequence ATGGAATTAATTCACAGAAACCTGGCAATCGGTATTCACGATGCGTTACAGGAAACATTTTTCGAAAAAAACAAATACGCAGATAAAGTAATAGAAAGACTTTTGAAATCTCACAGACAATGGGGAAGCCAAGATAGAGCCGTAGTTTCTGAAATTTTCTATAATATCATCCGTTGGAAAAAACGCCTTGAATATTATATGGGTGAAAGTGTAAAACCTACTAATGTTTATAAACTTATCATCGCTTATCTTCTTTGGAGCAAAACCAATTACAAAAGATTTGAAGAGTTTGAAGGTATTAAAATTGCCGATATTACTACAAAACTTAGAAAAGGAACAGTTCCTACAAAAGCAATTGAACATTCTATCCCAGAATGGCTTGTAGAAACTTTAGAAAAAGAACTTGGCGAAAAGTGGGAAAAAGAAATGCATGCCTTGAACGAAAAAGCACCCACTGTTTTAAGAGCAAACTCTTTGAGAACAACTCCAAGAGAACTTATTTCTGACCTTGCACACGAAAATGTAGTTGCTTATACAATTAAAAATCATCCTGATGCGGTACAGCTTGAGGAGAAGAAAAACGTATTTCTTACCACCGCTTTCAAAGAAGGATTGTTTGAAGTACAGGATGCTTCTTCACAAAAAATCGGTTATTTTCTAGATGTAAAAGAAGGCCAAAGAGTGGTTGACGCTTGTGCAGGTGCAGGTGGAAAAACACTTCATATCGCTGCTTTAATGAAAAACAAAGGGCAGATTATCGCTTTAGATATTTTTGAATGGAAACTGGCAGAATTGAAGCGTCGTGCAAAAAGAGCCGGAGCGCACAATATCGAAACAAGAGTAATTTCTGACACAAAAGTAATCAAGCGTCTTCACGATAAAGTAGACAGACTTTTAATCGATGCGCCATGTTCTGGTTTAGGAGTTTTAAAAAGAAACCCCGACAGCAAATGGAAAATCGACCAAGCTTTTATCGACAGAATTAAGAAAGAGCAACAACAGATCATTCAGGATTATTCTAAAATGCTTAAAGTGGGTGGAAAAATGGTATACGCAACCTGCTCTATCCTACCTTCGGAAAATAATAAGCAAGTAGAAGAGTTTATTAAAAACAATCCAAACTACAAAATGATCAAGGATGAAAAAGTAATGCCTAGTGAAGGCTACGACGGATTCTACATGGCTTTAATCGAAAGACTTTCTTAA
- a CDS encoding GLPGLI family protein, with protein MKIKSCFLFLFLFDIFSAQSYKAVYDFKWKPEKNAPEYLQEDFALLINENKTSDFLSYIKFKNDSTKTVTVKDFKKVGQGSMSFNYKYGESKFNEIVSKKYNLNEIIFEKQLYDKIFISNSSCKINWKINSEKDKFLGYPIQKATAEFGGRKWIAWFTTEVPVQDGPYKFYGLPGLILKINDSENEFLYEMKSITKENNDISERNFMSQNIIKLSSEKFYKIWEDYKKQPSSIFNYQTQAGNDGWTASYTIGGGNPNDKKYQEKFDKQQAEFLKSFENPIELKNDCL; from the coding sequence ATGAAAATAAAATCTTGCTTTCTCTTTCTATTTTTATTTGACATTTTCTCTGCGCAATCTTACAAAGCAGTCTATGATTTTAAATGGAAACCTGAAAAAAATGCACCCGAATATTTACAGGAAGATTTTGCTTTGTTAATTAATGAAAACAAAACGTCAGACTTTTTATCTTACATTAAATTTAAGAATGATTCAACAAAAACCGTTACCGTAAAAGACTTTAAAAAAGTAGGACAAGGAAGTATGTCGTTTAATTATAAATATGGAGAATCTAAGTTTAATGAGATTGTTTCTAAAAAATATAATCTTAATGAAATTATATTTGAAAAGCAGCTTTATGACAAAATTTTCATCTCAAACAGTTCATGCAAGATAAACTGGAAAATTAATTCCGAAAAAGATAAATTCTTAGGGTATCCTATTCAAAAAGCGACGGCAGAATTTGGTGGAAGAAAATGGATTGCCTGGTTTACAACAGAAGTTCCGGTTCAGGATGGGCCTTATAAATTCTATGGGTTGCCTGGTTTAATTTTAAAAATAAATGATTCTGAAAATGAATTTTTGTATGAAATGAAATCTATCACTAAAGAAAACAATGATATTTCTGAAAGGAATTTTATGTCACAGAATATCATTAAACTCAGTTCAGAAAAATTCTATAAAATCTGGGAAGATTATAAAAAGCAACCTTCTTCTATTTTCAATTATCAAACTCAAGCCGGCAATGACGGATGGACTGCAAGCTACACAATCGGCGGCGGAAACCCGAATGATAAAAAATATCAGGAAAAGTTTGACAAACAGCAAGCAGAGTTTCTAAAAAGTTTTGAAAATCCGATTGAGTTGAAAAATGATTGTCTTTAA
- a CDS encoding helix-hairpin-helix domain-containing protein gives MKKTTTVSSILDTTKSYEYVDENPVKGGVKDVYFSPDRKYVVAFYRTPLENEQKERIKRIVSTYLVNIQNGNAPEYYLDEVFRWPYDIVQKNNLTGIVVPVYSQKFFFAKGYVGSDNIAGGDKVGKWFTAPMFRNQHYPLRLDKSELGDWLSYFQIAINITRGIKKLHQMGLAHSDLSYNNILVDPVTKSACIIDIDGLVVPKLFPPEVIGTADFIAPEVLKTKHLHLHDPGRQLPNQKTDLHALAVLIYMYLLRRHPLRGGKIWDLDSEKDEIFSMGEKALFVEHPTDSSNKVRTEYLKKWDAFWGDPSKIPYTVTGPYLSELFKKAFIDGLHDPIKRPLTNEWETALLKTVDLIQPCHNTECSEKWYVFDNTQTPRCPFCGTSHKGTLPVLDLYFKYDDEVWKPENHRLMVYHNQYLFKWHVSRKVIRNESLTFEDKKPVGYFTFYQDKWVLVNQTLTSMKDLTEQKEIPPNSMVELSEGKKILLSNEEGGRIIYVTMANNQ, from the coding sequence ATGAAAAAAACAACCACTGTTTCCTCGATTTTAGACACAACAAAATCGTATGAATATGTAGATGAAAACCCTGTAAAAGGTGGGGTGAAAGATGTTTATTTTTCGCCAGACAGAAAATATGTGGTGGCTTTTTATAGAACTCCACTCGAGAACGAACAAAAAGAAAGAATCAAAAGAATTGTTTCTACTTATTTGGTGAATATTCAAAACGGAAATGCTCCAGAATATTATTTGGATGAGGTTTTTAGATGGCCTTATGACATTGTTCAGAAAAATAATCTTACTGGAATTGTGGTCCCTGTTTACAGTCAGAAATTCTTTTTTGCTAAAGGATATGTTGGTTCAGATAATATTGCGGGCGGAGATAAAGTAGGGAAGTGGTTTACGGCTCCGATGTTTAGGAACCAGCATTATCCGCTTCGTTTAGATAAATCTGAATTGGGAGATTGGTTAAGTTATTTTCAGATTGCCATCAATATTACCCGCGGAATTAAAAAACTGCATCAGATGGGTTTGGCACATTCAGATCTTTCTTATAATAATATTTTGGTAGATCCGGTGACAAAATCTGCCTGTATTATTGATATTGACGGTTTGGTAGTTCCAAAATTATTTCCGCCCGAAGTCATTGGAACGGCTGATTTTATCGCTCCGGAAGTTTTAAAAACAAAACATTTGCATCTGCATGATCCAGGAAGACAGCTTCCGAATCAGAAGACCGATCTTCATGCTTTGGCGGTTCTTATTTATATGTATCTTCTTCGCCGTCATCCTTTAAGAGGCGGTAAAATTTGGGATCTCGATTCTGAAAAAGATGAAATATTTTCGATGGGGGAAAAAGCTCTTTTTGTAGAACATCCAACAGATTCTTCCAACAAAGTACGAACAGAATATCTTAAAAAGTGGGATGCTTTTTGGGGTGACCCGAGTAAAATTCCATACACAGTTACCGGACCTTATTTGTCTGAATTGTTTAAAAAAGCTTTTATCGACGGTCTTCATGATCCGATTAAAAGACCATTAACGAATGAATGGGAAACGGCTTTACTGAAAACCGTGGATTTAATTCAGCCTTGTCATAATACGGAATGCAGTGAAAAATGGTATGTTTTTGATAATACTCAAACTCCAAGATGTCCATTCTGTGGAACTTCTCACAAAGGAACTTTGCCGGTTTTAGATTTGTATTTTAAATATGATGATGAGGTTTGGAAGCCTGAAAATCATCGTTTAATGGTTTATCATAATCAGTATTTATTTAAATGGCATGTTTCAAGAAAAGTAATCCGCAATGAAAGTCTGACTTTTGAAGATAAAAAACCGGTCGGATATTTTACTTTTTATCAGGATAAGTGGGTTTTGGTGAATCAAACTTTGACTTCTATGAAAGATTTAACCGAACAAAAAGAGATTCCGCCCAATTCAATGGTTGAATTGTCTGAAGGCAAAAAAATATTGCTTTCCAATGAAGAAGGCGGAAGAATTATTTATGTGACGATGGCGAATAATCAATAG